The Oikeobacillus pervagus genome has a segment encoding these proteins:
- a CDS encoding type IV pilus twitching motility protein PilT, whose amino-acid sequence MREKIDHILCTAFELKASDIHLTVGSPPIFRIHGDLKRYGKEILCPDDTEAMAKTIVPKHSWNTFKDQGELDFSYGIAGVSRFRVNAFHQRSCISLAIRVIPTKIPTIEELSLPPILKQIANKPHGLVIVTGPTGSGKSTTLASMIDYLNQNIPKHVITLEDPIEYLHKHGTCIIDQREIGYDTKNFARGLRSALRQDPDVILVGEMRDLETIQTAITAAETGHLVLATLHTSSAPATIERIIDVFPAEQQPQIRTQLATVLAAVISQRLFPTTDKKGRRAAIEILLHSPAVANLIRSDKVHQIVNIMQTSKQQGMQLMADHVRDLYEKGVVVKETIVPYLREREMLNGSV is encoded by the coding sequence ATGAGAGAAAAGATAGATCATATATTATGTACTGCCTTTGAATTAAAGGCATCTGATATTCATTTAACCGTCGGGTCACCACCTATTTTTCGTATCCATGGAGATTTAAAGCGATATGGAAAAGAAATATTATGTCCAGATGATACGGAAGCGATGGCGAAAACAATTGTTCCAAAACATTCCTGGAATACGTTTAAAGACCAGGGAGAGCTCGACTTTTCTTATGGGATTGCAGGTGTATCGCGTTTTCGTGTGAACGCTTTTCATCAGAGGTCATGTATTTCTTTGGCGATCCGCGTCATCCCAACGAAAATTCCCACTATTGAGGAGTTATCATTGCCACCCATTTTGAAGCAAATAGCTAATAAGCCACATGGACTTGTGATTGTAACAGGACCAACAGGAAGTGGGAAATCAACAACACTTGCGAGCATGATCGATTACTTAAATCAAAATATCCCGAAGCATGTGATTACACTTGAAGACCCGATTGAATATTTACATAAACATGGGACATGTATTATCGATCAGCGGGAAATTGGATATGATACGAAGAATTTTGCGAGAGGGTTGCGAAGTGCTTTAAGGCAAGACCCTGATGTCATTCTCGTTGGGGAGATGCGTGATTTAGAAACCATTCAAACGGCGATCACAGCAGCAGAAACCGGACATTTAGTGTTAGCTACATTACACACTTCAAGTGCTCCTGCAACAATTGAACGAATCATCGATGTATTTCCAGCTGAACAGCAGCCACAAATCCGTACCCAATTGGCGACTGTCCTTGCTGCGGTCATTTCTCAGCGATTATTCCCAACAACCGATAAAAAAGGGAGAAGAGCTGCGATTGAAATTTTGCTTCATTCACCCGCCGTTGCAAATTTAATTCGCTCTGATAAAGTTCATCAAATCGTGAATATTATGCAAACATCGAAGCAACAAGGAATGCAGCTTATGGCAGATCATGTACGTGATTTATATGAAAAAGGTGTAGTCGTAAAAGAAACGATCGTACCATATCTCCGAGAAAGGGAGATGCTAAATGGCTCGGTTTAA
- a CDS encoding prepilin peptidase, with translation MKTLIFLYALLFGSFFNVVGLRVPLKQSIVKPRSACPHCGHQLTGWELIPVLSYLIQGGKCRVCRARVSPIYPLTELGTALLFLYAYQTFGFTFEFVIAITFLSMMIIITVSDLAYMIIPDKVLLFFSLVFIAERLYVPLNPWWDSIVGALVGFLLLLAIAIVSRGGMGGGDIKLFAVIGFVMGWKNVLLTFFLACAIGAVIGLILMAFGIVKKGKPIPFGPFITLAAIIVYLYGDPIFSWYFTFFDR, from the coding sequence ATGAAAACCCTAATCTTCCTATACGCTCTCCTCTTCGGCTCATTCTTTAATGTCGTGGGCCTGCGGGTTCCGTTAAAACAGTCGATTGTAAAGCCAAGGAGTGCCTGTCCCCATTGTGGGCATCAGTTGACAGGGTGGGAGTTGATCCCTGTCTTATCGTACTTAATACAAGGGGGGAAATGCCGTGTATGTCGTGCACGGGTTTCCCCAATTTATCCTTTAACAGAGCTGGGAACGGCACTGTTATTTTTATATGCGTATCAAACTTTCGGCTTCACATTTGAATTTGTCATCGCTATTACGTTCCTTTCAATGATGATCATCATTACGGTATCTGATCTTGCTTATATGATCATTCCTGATAAAGTGCTATTATTTTTTAGCCTTGTCTTTATTGCGGAACGTTTGTATGTACCTTTAAACCCATGGTGGGACTCGATTGTCGGGGCTCTTGTTGGGTTTCTGCTATTATTGGCGATTGCCATCGTCAGTCGCGGCGGAATGGGCGGAGGAGACATTAAATTATTTGCTGTCATTGGCTTTGTCATGGGATGGAAAAACGTATTGCTCACATTTTTCTTAGCTTGTGCAATTGGAGCTGTCATCGGGTTGATCTTAATGGCTTTTGGAATTGTGAAAAAAGGAAAACCAATTCCTTTTGGTCCTTTTATTACGTTGGCGGCGATCATCGTCTATTTGTATGGTGATCCTATTTTTTCTTGGTATTTTACATTTTTTGATCGATGA
- a CDS encoding prepilin-type N-terminal cleavage/methylation domain-containing protein, translating into MLQKMKTRLKEQKGLTLIELLAVIVILAIIAAIAIPAIGKLIDNTKKDAIISNAQQMESAAKTYISAERNFKIPGDITLDELINKGYLDEFDDPDTKQAYTNEQKQNSKVVVSKNTTTNNTEYKVVLKGERGIDTATKASAITRGEIK; encoded by the coding sequence GTGCTACAAAAAATGAAAACAAGATTAAAAGAGCAGAAAGGGTTAACATTAATCGAGCTATTAGCCGTAATTGTGATTTTGGCAATTATTGCAGCGATTGCGATCCCGGCGATAGGGAAGCTAATTGATAACACTAAAAAGGACGCTATAATTTCCAATGCACAACAAATGGAAAGTGCAGCAAAAACGTATATTAGTGCTGAGAGAAACTTTAAAATTCCTGGGGATATAACGTTAGATGAATTAATTAATAAAGGTTATTTAGATGAATTTGATGACCCAGATACAAAGCAGGCTTATACAAATGAACAGAAGCAAAACTCAAAAGTCGTAGTTTCAAAGAACACAACAACTAATAACACTGAGTATAAAGTAGTTTTAAAAGGTGAGCGTGGTATCGATACAGCTACAAAAGCATCTGCAATTACCAGAGGAGAAATTAAATAA
- a CDS encoding GspE/PulE family protein — translation MRKPRKRLGDLLIESGLISDDQLQKALAEKGEDQKLGDALLQRGYITEQQLIEVLEFQLGIPHISLYRYPFDPTLFHLIPKEVAKRHLIIPLKKEENRLFVAMSDPMDYFAIEDLRLSTGFQIETAIATKDDIVRSINKYYEIDAGLEEFFVEAKSDQPKNEAVVDDDSPIVKLVNQILANAVAQKASDIHIDPHETKVLIRIRVDGLLQTERQLPKYMQNMLIARVKILANLDITEHRVPQDGRFKATVDLRPIDLRVSSLPTVYGEKIVMRLLDMSSSLNDLQQLGFNQVNLKRFESMIKRPNGIVLITGPTGSGKSSTLYATLNRLNQEEVNIITVEDPVEYQVEGVNQIQVYPNVGLTFAAGLRSILRQDPNIIMVGEIRDKETVEIAVRASLTGHLVLSTIHTNDSLSTITRLMDMGVEPFLIASSINGIVAQRLVRKVCRDCAHRESASKREIEIFARRGIKIDHVVRGKGCSSCNMTGYKGRLAIHEVLDLSDEIKNLILNDEPFSRLREEARRQKTIFLLDDGLLKVKQGLTTTEEVLRVALME, via the coding sequence TTGCGAAAACCACGGAAACGACTTGGAGATTTACTCATTGAATCTGGACTTATTTCTGATGATCAGTTACAAAAGGCATTAGCGGAAAAAGGAGAAGACCAAAAGCTTGGGGATGCTCTTCTACAAAGGGGTTATATTACAGAACAACAACTGATAGAAGTATTAGAATTTCAGCTAGGGATTCCTCATATAAGTTTATACCGTTACCCATTTGATCCAACATTATTTCATCTTATCCCGAAAGAAGTGGCAAAGCGACATTTAATCATTCCTTTAAAAAAGGAAGAAAACCGCTTATTCGTGGCGATGTCCGACCCCATGGATTATTTTGCGATCGAAGATTTACGTCTATCTACTGGTTTTCAGATTGAGACAGCGATTGCGACAAAAGATGATATTGTCCGGTCTATTAATAAATATTATGAGATCGATGCGGGGTTAGAGGAGTTTTTTGTTGAGGCAAAATCTGATCAACCGAAAAATGAAGCGGTTGTAGATGATGATTCACCAATCGTGAAATTAGTGAATCAAATTTTAGCCAATGCCGTTGCTCAAAAGGCAAGTGATATTCATATCGATCCTCATGAAACAAAAGTATTGATTCGCATACGAGTAGATGGCCTCTTGCAAACGGAAAGACAGCTGCCAAAGTATATGCAAAATATGCTGATTGCTCGTGTGAAAATTTTAGCGAATTTAGATATTACTGAACATCGTGTACCTCAAGATGGGCGTTTTAAAGCAACAGTTGATTTACGCCCCATTGATTTACGTGTTTCATCATTGCCGACTGTATACGGGGAAAAGATTGTCATGCGTTTACTTGATATGAGCAGTTCTTTAAATGATCTTCAACAATTAGGTTTTAATCAAGTAAATTTAAAGCGGTTTGAAAGTATGATCAAGCGGCCAAACGGAATTGTCTTGATTACAGGGCCAACAGGATCAGGGAAATCTTCTACGTTATATGCAACACTAAACCGATTAAACCAAGAAGAAGTGAATATTATTACGGTGGAAGATCCGGTGGAATATCAAGTAGAAGGAGTCAATCAAATACAAGTTTATCCTAATGTTGGATTAACGTTCGCAGCAGGATTAAGATCAATTCTCCGTCAAGACCCGAATATTATTATGGTAGGGGAAATTCGCGATAAGGAGACGGTTGAAATTGCTGTCCGCGCATCTTTAACCGGGCATTTAGTGTTAAGTACAATCCATACGAATGATTCCTTAAGCACGATTACACGATTAATGGATATGGGAGTTGAGCCATTTTTAATCGCCTCCTCAATCAATGGAATTGTTGCCCAACGGCTCGTGCGTAAAGTTTGTCGTGATTGTGCCCATAGAGAATCAGCTTCGAAACGAGAAATTGAGATTTTTGCTAGACGAGGAATTAAGATTGATCATGTAGTTCGTGGAAAAGGCTGTTCCTCTTGCAATATGACAGGATATAAAGGGCGACTTGCCATCCATGAAGTACTAGATTTGAGCGATGAAATCAAAAACCTCATTTTAAATGATGAACCATTTTCAAGGTTAAGAGAAGAAGCCAGAAGACAAAAGACGATTTTTCTTTTAGATGACGGTTTATTAAAAGTGAAGCAAGGACTAACTACGACAGAAGAAGTACTTCGCGTAGCGTTAATGGAGTAG
- a CDS encoding type II secretion system F family protein, which produces MARFKYTGRDRKGKKTGIVTADSRKEAIQKLQKTGVRVIDVQQLPETLFTKDIMIGNPVKLAHLVIFLRQFSTLIQAGVTIIDATVILSEQTESKALRKALVNIQQELRDGIHLSDACEKQKKVFEPLFINMLRAGEATGNLDETLDEMATHYEKQHRTKQKVKAAMSYPAVVGVIAIGVVIFLLVSVVPTFVDMFNDFGGELPAITKFVIGASNWMQQYWYFVIGLILLFFGGIWALKQRKETKYYVDLVVLRTPIFGKIAQKAVLARMTRTLSSLFSNSVPILQAMTIVENVVENEIIARVIHKSKDSLESGGSLTEPMKKHWAFPPLVSHMIAIGEETGSLDTMLSKVADFYESEVEASTDQLKSLIEPLMIVLLAGLVGTIVTSILVPMFEIFNTVQTS; this is translated from the coding sequence ATGGCTCGGTTTAAATATACTGGACGGGATCGCAAAGGAAAAAAAACAGGAATAGTCACCGCTGATTCCCGAAAAGAGGCGATCCAAAAACTACAAAAAACGGGAGTTCGTGTCATTGATGTTCAACAGCTTCCTGAAACATTGTTTACAAAAGATATTATGATCGGCAACCCTGTGAAATTAGCGCATCTCGTTATTTTTTTACGGCAATTTTCTACGCTCATTCAAGCAGGTGTAACGATTATCGATGCCACCGTGATTCTATCCGAACAAACGGAAAGTAAAGCTTTACGTAAGGCACTTGTAAATATTCAACAAGAATTAAGAGATGGGATTCACCTTTCTGATGCCTGTGAAAAGCAAAAGAAAGTATTTGAACCGCTTTTTATTAATATGTTAAGGGCAGGGGAAGCGACAGGAAATTTAGATGAAACATTAGATGAGATGGCGACCCATTATGAAAAACAGCATCGTACAAAGCAAAAAGTGAAAGCTGCGATGTCATACCCTGCGGTCGTTGGGGTGATTGCGATCGGGGTCGTCATCTTTCTCCTCGTTTCCGTCGTTCCTACTTTTGTTGATATGTTTAACGATTTCGGCGGAGAATTGCCGGCAATCACAAAATTTGTCATTGGAGCTAGTAACTGGATGCAACAATATTGGTATTTTGTCATTGGGCTCATTCTCCTCTTTTTTGGTGGAATCTGGGCGCTCAAACAACGGAAAGAAACGAAATATTATGTAGATTTGGTTGTATTAAGAACTCCAATATTTGGAAAAATAGCTCAAAAGGCTGTGCTGGCGAGAATGACGCGGACCCTTAGTTCCTTGTTTTCTAACTCTGTCCCGATTTTACAAGCGATGACCATCGTTGAGAATGTCGTAGAAAATGAAATTATCGCCCGAGTCATTCATAAGTCAAAAGATTCATTAGAAAGTGGTGGCTCCTTAACAGAGCCGATGAAAAAACATTGGGCCTTTCCACCTTTAGTTTCTCATATGATCGCTATAGGAGAGGAAACAGGCTCTCTCGATACGATGCTTTCGAAAGTGGCCGATTTTTATGAAAGTGAAGTAGAGGCCTCAACAGATCAGCTTAAATCATTAATCGAGCCATTAATGATCGTGTTACTAGCAGGACTCGTCGGGACAATCGTTACATCTATCCTTGTACCTATGTTCGAAATCTTTAATACAGTCCAAACCTCCTGA
- the pilM gene encoding type IV pilus biogenesis protein PilM codes for MAFRLFSKVNKTANLIFTDYAIRFVEMKQTSPMIVQQYEERILPSGLIEKGSIIDYEGLLEIVENCVTDWKIKNRPVRFNVQDDYITVRTETLTEDLEDDEIESYLFLQIGKTIHLPFEDPVFDSVVVGEKDGKKEVLLIAAPEEEVRQYQNLLEDAKLKPIAADIDALCLYRLFTLKNLTNPKEHEMVLHIKKRTLTASIYNDHQLAFMKPIFFGEKETVDGQISEGAFLEDALNECQNVVNFYENSLHKGQVHIEKIFISGEHERRTFIEDYIEKSFEMKIIKQDEMVVKDKDGRAVPEIYHPAVGLGLKEV; via the coding sequence ATGGCTTTTCGACTATTTTCTAAAGTAAATAAAACAGCCAATCTTATTTTTACTGATTATGCCATTCGTTTCGTTGAAATGAAGCAAACAAGTCCTATGATCGTTCAACAATATGAGGAAAGGATTCTTCCATCTGGCTTGATCGAAAAAGGGTCCATTATCGATTATGAAGGCTTACTTGAAATCGTAGAAAATTGTGTGACGGATTGGAAGATTAAAAACCGGCCTGTACGCTTTAATGTACAGGACGACTATATTACCGTCCGAACGGAAACTCTTACAGAAGATTTAGAGGATGATGAGATCGAAAGCTACTTATTTTTACAAATTGGGAAGACGATTCATCTTCCATTCGAGGATCCTGTGTTTGATTCGGTCGTTGTCGGTGAGAAAGATGGAAAAAAAGAAGTACTATTAATCGCAGCTCCAGAAGAAGAAGTTCGGCAATATCAAAATTTACTAGAAGATGCCAAACTAAAACCTATTGCAGCTGATATCGATGCCCTTTGTTTGTATCGCTTATTTACCTTAAAAAATTTAACAAATCCAAAAGAGCATGAAATGGTATTACATATAAAGAAACGGACTTTAACGGCATCGATTTACAATGATCATCAACTAGCATTTATGAAACCTATTTTTTTCGGTGAGAAAGAAACAGTAGATGGTCAAATTTCAGAAGGAGCGTTTCTAGAAGATGCCCTAAATGAATGTCAAAATGTCGTCAATTTCTATGAAAATTCATTGCACAAAGGCCAAGTGCATATTGAGAAAATCTTTATTAGTGGAGAACATGAAAGACGAACCTTTATAGAAGACTATATCGAAAAATCGTTTGAGATGAAAATCATCAAGCAGGATGAAATGGTCGTAAAGGATAAAGACGGACGGGCGGTACCGGAAATCTATCATCCAGCAGTTGGATTGGGATTGAAAGAGGTGTAA
- a CDS encoding Maf family protein gives MANIILSSTSPRRKQLLEQINLPFTIQTTQVNESYPKHLSPKEVVMYLANKKAEAISSKQEDAFVIGADTIVVFENEILGKPESSEEARQVLKKLSGNTHSVYTGVSIHYKREKEIFYEKTLVTFWELTNEEIEGYLHSGEPFDKAGSYGIQGIGAAFVRKIDGDYFSVVGLPVAKVYRQLRRMGYVGPPFSFSS, from the coding sequence TTGGCAAACATCATATTATCCTCTACCTCCCCGAGAAGAAAACAACTCCTTGAACAAATAAATCTCCCTTTTACCATTCAAACAACCCAAGTGAATGAATCTTATCCGAAACATTTATCACCTAAAGAAGTGGTGATGTATTTAGCGAATAAGAAGGCAGAAGCGATTTCAAGTAAACAAGAAGATGCTTTTGTCATCGGTGCAGATACGATTGTCGTTTTCGAGAATGAAATTTTAGGTAAGCCTGAATCAAGTGAAGAAGCAAGGCAAGTTTTAAAGAAATTATCAGGGAATACCCATTCTGTCTATACGGGTGTGTCTATCCATTACAAACGAGAAAAAGAGATCTTTTATGAAAAAACTTTAGTTACTTTTTGGGAGTTAACGAATGAGGAAATCGAAGGCTATCTACATAGCGGTGAGCCTTTTGATAAAGCTGGTTCTTATGGAATTCAAGGAATAGGGGCCGCATTTGTAAGAAAAATTGACGGTGATTATTTTTCTGTCGTTGGCTTACCAGTAGCAAAAGTATATCGACAATTAAGAAGGATGGGCTATGTAGGGCCTCCGTTTTCCTTCTCGTCCTAA